taggctagtcgcccgaactgcaaagtgctgcgggaaaccctggcaTTCCTTTTATCTATGATTTTAAACAGGAAGTAGCttatacactcaaaaaaattagtgctcgtaatcataggggaaccattttttgtgctatatagcacctctaaagcacctatgaagaaccatccaGGGTtaatatagcaccactataggatcaaatatggttctatatagcacaatatggtgctacataggtgctatatggcacttaaaatggttcccctatgattacaagtcagtgaaccacttttagtgctatttagcaccgtttgtttttagagtgtggggGCGCctctaaaaatataaatttttattaGTTATAAAATCCCAGTATGCATTTTAATCTTAATGTAACAACAAACGAATAATTTGAACAATGTAATACAAGCTTTCCAGTTTCTTCTTCACCACACTGTCTGCGTTTTAACACTAATTAAATATCTTCCCTCTTCCCCCTAATTAAAAAGAGTTAGGTACATGGGTACTGGGATGCCTGGGAGGTGTAACAACCtctttctctctatctctctttaTCTCTATTATGTATTTAGCAAGGTTTGTATCCGCGTAACTGTGTATTTATGACACTTACAAATAGCTCATGCATATCTCCAACACATTATAATTCCACCTCCCCATTATACATGCACAATCATATGCAAAGTGTTTTCCTCTGATAAGAATGCATTGTATATTCAAGCCGAATCTAAACCTGATTTCACAGCAGCAGCAGTCATCTATCAAAATAACATACAGGCTAATAGTTCACCTTGAGTGTTTAACACACAATTGAGATCATTATGTTGTGGTTATTATGCATGGTAGATTGTGCAATTAAATTTACAGCTCATCTCTGTGcattttaaatgcagttttcagGGGATAAAGGACAAAACTGGTTGCATACAAAACATAGTAGTCGCTTAATCGTAGTGTGAATGAATAAAGATACGCTTAGATtagatttttatgaaaaaaatctaGATTAGATGTTATGAAAAGACAgctgtttttataatacatGCTTGGAGATGGCTCTTTACTTTTTAAGCTTCCCCAGCCACATTTAAACAGGTTTTAAGACTCAcctaactagggatgcaccgataggatttttttggccgataccgatttaaacagacaacttctggcccataccgatattaaacacttgtatacaatactatatagttggtctattagctagtttatttctgcatcaaattatttttactgaacatgggtTGGAtgtaattaacattcaactgaccaacataataagagaggcacaaattaagctaaaacaaatataataaaacagCATTACAACATTGAAAGGTGGTTttagctattcagcatttattttattaacaacattagctcattttttacatataatggatttctttatgccgttaattaataaacaatctgtatcggcctttctcgtgttattgccgatatgccgatggtttcaaattcatcaaatatcGGTCGATTAATATCgtcggccgatacatcggtgcatcactacacCTAACCTTTATATTGTCATTACGCAATCAAACTACTATCACTATATATATAATGCATGTACTTCTTTGTTAGAGTTTAGGTTTAGTTTAGCATTTAGGTGTATGTAcagattttaatttaaattaaaaaaaaataattaaatgaatgTTTGGATTAAATAACCCTTTAAAGACTAGTAGTTTATTTCagttatcataaacccttttcaCACAGTGAAAATGAAATTCACATGTAGGCTATGATTAGACAAGCCATTTTCTTCACAGTCTAAAGTTGTTTTAAGTTAggcttatatttaaataaataaaggaattaATAGAGATcacaaaaattaccaaaatttcCTCCCGTTTATCACGCCccatttgtaatgtttttattccCCACACTTTAAGAAACAATGTTATAACCATAGGcacaaaaaaaatatggacatagtgtccgtgatgtcacccattggtttgtgaagatcgtttttgaagcttaaagtaggcgtggcctgccgtcgccatcttggctgcGCGTCACAGTGAATCACTCGCgaataaccgaaaatgggtaaagaggcgggacgtgtcTAGCTGTCACTTGAATCGAGCTAGGTgtgcgtggtttcagcaacctgccacctcagcttcacccatgtcccgtctctttacccattttcggttatccgcgagtgattCACTGTGACGCGCAGCCAAGATCAGATTGTTAAGTTGTTATCCTGTTTAtatttgtaaagttatatgcttTTAATATGCAAGGCAAAACTATCCCACGcgtttaaaatatgccagtgcgcATTATCAGTGTATTTTCTGGAATCTCTTTGTGAAAAGGCCAGGTCATATTTATTGTAAGGAATGTGATTTGTGCACAGTGAACAATAGCATCTATACCgtgtgaataaataaaaatattgcttCCATAACAAATCCTAATTACTGTAGAAAATGTTTTCATTGAACATACCAGCACCAACATGTgctctctcgttctctctctctcgctctctctctctctctccatacTAATATACTCACATTAAAATGATTGTTTCCTTATCGCACTTAGGGAATGTGTGTCGAATTATAATTAGATTTTTCTTCACTCACTATCTGTGGAAGTAGCTGTGAAATCCTGCGATCGTAATCTCGGCTCACTGTTTACTGTGAGGGAAAGACGTAAAGAGAGAGACATATAGATAAGAAACAGGGTTTAAGAATGCGAGAGTTGGAGATCGCTTGAAGCTCTGATTTAAGTCATGACCAAAGATGGCCAAATGAATAAAAGTGCAAACATTACGAAGTTCCCTTACTTTTAGCAGTGTGTTGTAAAAGAGCTGAAGAGAAAAAGAGGAGGGGGCTTCAGAGAGAGGAAGTGGTGGGGTTAGGCGATAAGGTTAAATGGAAAAGATAATGTTCAATTACTTGAAGAAAGAAGGTTGCTAAAATCTGTTAGTTTCTTGTTGAACATCACTCCTGATTTCTgctttcttgtttgttttctcctCATCAGTGTCCGCTTCCCTTGCCGACAAAGATATTAACCCACCCAGCAGCCCACATCAAAACCATAACACTCCCCCCTTAAACCACAACCCCCTCTGACCCAGTTTTATGGGGGAATGGGGTAAAAGGCTGTTGTGTGTGTTTCGGAGACTATCGCCTGTTCTTTATCACGACATGCTTGTTCATATACGCATGTGTGTAGGGTTGGTGTAAGGTCAATGGTCTCTGATCCCCAAGGCATCTTTTACAAACGGAAAAAAGAAAGGATGATAAAGAGATGAAAGGAAAGAAGAAAGAAAGCAGACATGGAGTTTCCGGAGACAGAATGTCGAGGATGTGTGAGTACAACAGTTTTGCAGAGTGCGCTCATGTGACTTTTTACAGGCAAATATGCACTATATGACCTGAATTGACTTGAGCTTGGTACTGTATTCGTGAAGTTTGGATAAAGACTATAGTTTTTAGTAGATATGGcatatttaacatcttaaataTGCTACAGCTCTTAGCGATTGAGATGGGAGAGCGAGGAAGCGTGGATGAAGGTTATAGATTGGCTTTGATGTGGGTACAGGACATTTTGCTGAGCATGTAcactgtctgtatgtctgtgcCAAGAGGCAGGGCAAGAAAACTGAGTGTGTGTGCATTCTAGAAAGCCATGTGAGTAATAGTAAAACTTTTAATCAGTAAAGAGCACCAGCACTTTTCTCTGGCCTTGAGtgacttattgcttttataaaagaGGGGCAATAATAAGGTTAATTAGCTTGCTTATGACTTCCAAGCAACTTGATGCATTCATATTGAATGTGCTGTGCATGTGATGTGCATTTCACAACAGTTGGTTGGCTCAAACAAACAGAATTTAAAGTATGAAATCTCCAATTCATAACACATGGTACTCTATAAACtacttatttacatttacacatttggcagacgctgatatccaaagcaacttactgTGCActaaaaggggacattttacaagattttttaggtgtcaaataaatctttggtgtctccagagtacatatgtgaagttttagctcaaaataccatatagctaattttttatatcatgttaaaaatgccactttgtaggtgtgagcaaaaatctgccgttttgggtgtgtcctttaacatgcaaataagctgatctctgcgCTAAATGACAGTGGCATTAAACAAGGAAAAAGTcttattttcatgatatgtcccctttaaagcaattttatacatacagtatggacattttaacaaaaatcaTATATTCCACTTTTCTCTCGCAGTTATgatttcctgtagctcagtcataGGTTTGACCtccagggaacacaaatactgataaaatgtataccttaaagcaacactatgtagtttccatgtaaaaatgacttacagctcccccatgtggttgaaaagcgcaacagtgcctggtatcagacactcttctgcaggcaggcacaaacgaagaagaaacagcaacttgaggtggatgatttgagaagaccagcaatgatggaagtaaataaacagcgacttttgttgcagtttgagttaaatcactcctcaacttggctcatctttgttttcaccgtcacaaacggtaatacctatgacacagttttttttaactgacgagaggggttctggtggaccaatcacagcacttgcggtccgcgtagatctgacacgctgttaaaaaatttgtgaggtgcacgtcaggctacggataacctatgGCATAGAGCTTACGCatgactataaatcgggctttaggGCCAAATTAGCGTGAGGGCGCaattccagaaaatcacagatagGTGTGGTAATATCTGCTGGTTACTTACTAAAAAagcacaaattaaataacacagacaTAGCAGCTGATTTtcataatgaccaacgcaatTTACTAACAGGAgcacaaattagttcagggtcgcaaataagcagagctgatctTGTGCTTAGCACCACGGACATTGCAGCGGAAAATGCCGGGTGTGTATATTTTGTAGAcatctaaaaacatattttggcgAATTGTGCTCATTTAGTTTTAATAATTAACGATAACCAAAGTTGGCCTGCTGTTcttgaaggcagctcaaacctTAGGTGGGACTCGAGCCCAAGTTTACGTAACAGAACAGAAGAAAAAAATgagcagtgaaggaggagatgaGAAGGAGGAGAGATGAAAGAAGAATCGCGGCACAGAGACTCCAGTTTATATGCtttttaatgatgattgacaaaGGAATAAACAGGTTCCTTTCAAACCTGTACCCGTTAAAATATGGTCACTAcagtaaaagtttattttgataATAGTGTATGATCGCTGGATCATTCTGTAGAGAAACAGAGAGCGCAGCCCGGTACAAAAGTGGAGCGTTAAAGGACAAAACACCTGATTAAGCTATATTATGTAGctattacatattttttcagGAAGTTTTTGCAACCTGGTGGCAACTTGCCACGACCCAGTACTGGGTTACGACCTggtggttggggacctctgcTTTAGAGTAACTAATATATCCATCCtatatgcatttttattatttgttttgtatCTCCATATGAGTCCAGCATAGCAAGCCACAGATTAAAAAAGGGGCTGGTAGGGGGCTGCAGAATGGAAGGTAAGGCATTAAACACCAGCATATGCCCAAAGCTGAGGTCTTCCCCTTAGGAGGTGAAGTCCTGCACTCTCTGGGCCTGTTGAGTTCCCAATGAGAATTTTAAAAGAGGGCAACTCTGACCTTTCAGAAGAACAAATTCAtctattttcttttttacacGCATGCTATGTTCTTGGGCACAAATGATCTCTTTATCCCTTGTGTCTGACTGCTCAGATGTATCCTAATATGGTCGTAGCAATCGATTCTTCATATGCTTTATTGGAAGCAGAAATCTAAACAttcatttatgaaaaaaacaaaaacaagcagAGACAAACCAGAGAGGTCACATACACACACCCGGCTCAGCACAGCCTGTCAAAAGCTGTTCTCCCTCAGGGAAGATTTGTGTGGTTCAGGCTCGCTGCTCAAGGTAATTGTGTCTGCGTATGTTCATGTGAAAGAGAAACTTCCCTTAAAGTATATTAACTCTCAGCTGACCATTGATTGAGCATTATAGCTGGATACACAGACATAACATGACAGAcattttaaaggtcccgttctttcaatttttttgaagctttaaatgtgtatatagtgaGCAATATAACGTGTGTtaatgtttcacatgtaaaaaactgcggtatttttcacacaatttacttatctgtatagctctgttttcactgtcctcaaaacgggctgatgtctttcttgttctatgaagtccctccttcagaaatacgtatcgaattctgattgtgtagtttgtttagtggtttatgattcaatagcagcttagcttagcagagccgtttgagcttagctggcgactgacgtattccggtgggcggagtttagtcaaaaactattctactgacgtcattaaagcaggaagtagagggctgtagtccaaactgaCCGTTGCTGTAGgccagggttccccaaatcttaccgtggagggccggagcactacagagtttaggtccaaccctaatcagacttacccacctgtgattttctagtgatcatgaagaccttgattagcttgctcaggtgtgtttgatcagggttggagctaaactctgcagtgctcccaaaagtgctattaagccataaaatatagttcctcttttaaatccgcttagaaaagcgctacgttttattttgtaccaccaaacttgctcgtataactactcgtcttcaATAgtaaaaacgttgatgtgtttggtcacttctaactttatctctaaatggtaccattgaatgaatggggctaagctaaatgctatcgaagcgtcgcagcgcgctccagcgcttacgtgcacgcacacagatgatagagggatgtatcaacaattcttagtaaaggtaataacatagtttaatattgaaaatgagtagactattcctttaactaagtCTAATAAATAATGCCAATAATAATATCTCTACTATGTCTTCTTTTTATCAAATCAAGCACACTGTATTTATTATAATCtctgaaaaaagaaataaatgtaccattttggtacagataatATACCTTTTGAGTaatcaatatgtacctctaatGTACCAATGTGTCCATTTTAGGTACCTTTTGATAACTTTTCAGATGTCTTTTCCGTGTCACTCCCAAGGATttctcgtgtcattttatgtattgttttctcattgttttttcctattttcttaccattgtcgcttggggttggggttagaatcactttgttacatttttagacatcctaacccaaaccccaacatTATacaagaatagttttaaaagcggaagagaaaccaatacataaaagtacattctaacataaaagtacatccaaaccccaaatctaatcccaaccccaagcgacaatgatttgaaaataggaaaaaacaatgagaaaacaatatataaaatgacacgagaaATCCGTGGGAATGACACAGAAAAGACATGCGTGCTCCCGGCACAGAAAAAGCTGAATTCCGTGACATGGACACGGATAAAGTTGTCAAATtttctgtgactataacacagatTTTTCATGAGATTATGTTGCAACGAGTGTAGGGTATAAACGCTCGCCAGCGTATTTTAAAAACGTTACCAGctagcaccagcattttttatgattttcacaaaagtttaaagcTTTAtgcttctataaatatataaacatacaatatatcaaatgaaagaacagatcctctgctttaaacaaaaacaaaaattgttAACATTTTATCTTATCTTCATttcttctctttttataacctctcaaaTGTGGGTAGGTTTCTTACCAAATTTTGTGCAAAAAGTTAATTGGATTTTgttaaaggacttttgttagagatcagatttagaacgaTGATTAAAGCATACACAAAGTTTGGACTGTTTTCAAATCAGTGGatgcttaaatatttaaaagttggATAAATACACCAAGTACTGGATAATAGTGGTAATATAGATTgctgtaaaaactcgtcagggaagcgtcattggcagggaatcGTTTTCCTCAATGGTGGGGAAATagttaaaggtacagttaaatgttttgttcctCTAGGAATCCTGTATCTCCGCACCTAAGCTGATCCagttaatatgcatttattattaagggtgtcacgatttcgatttaaaatcgaaatcgatcgaaattaagtcacaacctcgaacttcgaattaaaaaatgggatcgtcgatgctgccacgcccccatgtcacgtccggtcggcttgccaagcgggggaaaataaacgtattctattattttttttgattattactttagttaatgtttagacatttagacagatgcgagagcgcgtgcatgtgagacagagagaagcgcagctgcttgatgcaccggttttatttcagataatagaagtccaagacgcgcgcattaagtctatctgcgtgcaagaaggaattctctctctacaagctctctcgcgtaaagtaaagcccacaaaccccatGCGatgaaaagcacgcaatgtgcatgttaatgtgaaactataataataataataataatactaaaaataataaaggcatatcattttttgtcttaaattcatttaaaaatcgagaatcgaattgaatcgtgacatcagaatcgaaaatgtaatcgaatcgaggatttggacaatcgtgacacccctatttATTATGATACAATAGATTTACAGTTACGCATTTggaagatgcttttatccaaagcgacttgcagtgATCAATCCCATGACCTTTACTTTTCTAAGACAATGCTTTACCAGCTGAGCTATAGGTACTGCAATAAAGGCCTGCAATGTCTGACTCTGCATCAGAGTGTTTTTTGTCATGTATCTTTCGATGAGTGACCGTAATTATGGTAATAAACTTGTCATTATGCTTTATGAATCATATCATTGTGTTGCCTTTTCATTGCTGTGCCCTCATATTATTTTCTCTCTGTGTTCCTCTACAGAGTCTGTGAGCTGTGCAGTGTGGGACGCTGTCTGCCACACTGTCATCAGACGTCATGAGCTGGAGCTTCCTAACACGTCTGCTGGAGGAGATCCAGCACCACTCCACGTCGGTGGGGAAACTCTGGCTCACCGCGCTAGTCGTCTTCCGCATCGTACTGACCGCAGTGGGCGGCGAGTCCATATACTACGATGAGCAGAGCAAGTTCGTCTGCAACTCGGGCCAGCCGGGATGCGAGAACGTCTGCTACGACGCCTTCGCCCCACTTTCGCACGTGCGATTCTGGGTCTTCCAGATCATTATGTCCGCCATGCCCTCTCTGCTCTACATGGGATACGCAGCTAATAAGATCTCCCACAACGAGAACTCGCGGGCTCGAGCGAGGGCTGCAGATGCCGGATACACCCAGCGGAGGCCAAGGAAGATGTGTTTTGGGACACGACAGGATCCTGCGGGACATGAGGATGGGGAGGAGGAACGGGAGGATGATCCTATGATCTACGAAGTGCCTGAGATGGACAACACGCAGAGAGACTTGGTCCCCCCGAGACCCAAACCGAAAGTGCGTCATGACGGTCGGCGCCGTATCCGTGACGACGGGCTCATGCGAGTGTacgtgctgcagctgctgacacGTTCGGCGCTGGAGGCTGGCTTTTTGGCAGGACAGTACCTGCTCTACGGCTTTCGCGTGGAACCCGTTTTCGTGTGCTCGGATAAGCCCTGCCCACACCACGTGGACTGCTTCGTCTCACGGCCCACAGAAAAGACCATCTTCCTCCGTATCATGTACGGCGTCAGCTGCCTTTGCTTGATACTCAACCTGTGGGAAATGATTCACCTCGGAGTTGGAACCATCGGCGACGTCTTACGCAAACGAAACGCAGCCACCACAGATGACGAGTACCAACTGGGCCTGCTCGCCGGAGGGGGCGTGTCTGTCGGAGTGGGCGGGCCTTCCCTAAGTGAGGAAGAACCAGGGGTTGGGGTCGGTGGAGGTGTAAGAGAAGCAGACTATGTTGGTTATCCCTTCTCCTGGAACACCCCATCTGCACCGCCAGGCTACAACATCGTGGTGAAACCTGAGACCATGCCATACACAGACCTGAGCAATGCCAAGATGGCATGCAAGCAAAACCGTGCCAACATAGCGCAAGAGGAACAGCAGCAATACGGTTCCAACGAGGACAATTTTCCATCAGCGGGTGAAGCTCGACCGCCGCCCATCAATAAAGACGTCATCCAGTTAGAGGCGGCGATTCAAGCGTACACCTTGCAGCACCATGCCAATAATAACCATGATGACCTGAATGACAACCATGACATTGATGAGAAGCCTCAGAGTAACATCACTACAGCACCACAGAAGGATCGAAAGCAGCGGACCAAGCACGGAAAAGCTGGCAGCGCTGAAAGCAGCAGCAGTAGCAAATCAGCAGAAGGCAAACCAtcagtttggatctaatgttcATGCACTGTTGattaaaatatgtaccccagctttAACTGGGCCAAaaaaggtacagatatgtatacatttggta
This window of the Misgurnus anguillicaudatus chromosome 19, ASM2758022v2, whole genome shotgun sequence genome carries:
- the gjc1 gene encoding gap junction gamma-1 protein → MSWSFLTRLLEEIQHHSTSVGKLWLTALVVFRIVLTAVGGESIYYDEQSKFVCNSGQPGCENVCYDAFAPLSHVRFWVFQIIMSAMPSLLYMGYAANKISHNENSRARARAADAGYTQRRPRKMCFGTRQDPAGHEDGEEEREDDPMIYEVPEMDNTQRDLVPPRPKPKVRHDGRRRIRDDGLMRVYVLQLLTRSALEAGFLAGQYLLYGFRVEPVFVCSDKPCPHHVDCFVSRPTEKTIFLRIMYGVSCLCLILNLWEMIHLGVGTIGDVLRKRNAATTDDEYQLGLLAGGGVSVGVGGPSLSEEEPGVGVGGGVREADYVGYPFSWNTPSAPPGYNIVVKPETMPYTDLSNAKMACKQNRANIAQEEQQQYGSNEDNFPSAGEARPPPINKDVIQLEAAIQAYTLQHHANNNHDDLNDNHDIDEKPQSNITTAPQKDRKQRTKHGKAGSAESSSSSKSAEGKPSVWI